Part of the Solwaraspora sp. WMMA2065 genome is shown below.
TCCCCAGCGGCCCTGGGGCAAGTCTGAGGGGAGACAACATGGCGGCGATGAAGCCGCGGACGGGCGACGGTCCGCTGGAGGTCACCAAGGAGGGCCGGGGCATCGTCATGCGGGTTCCGCTGGAGGGTGGGGGTCGACTCGTCGTCGAGATGACACCGGACGAGGCCAACGCGCTCGGTGATGCGCTGAAGGCCGCCGCAGGCTGATCGAGCCGGACCCGGGGCCGACGCTGGCCCACGGGTCGACATAGCGACGGTTGACGAGTCCGCCGATCCGGCCCCCGCCGGGTCGGCGGACTCGGTACGCCGTGGGCAGCACCCAATCCTGTACCTGGAGGTAACCCCGGCGTGTTCGCCATCCGTCTGCTGGCGGAGACCACCGCCGCCGGCACCATCGTCCTGCCCGTCGAGCCGGACCCCGGGCCGGCCGGCGCGCGGCTCGGACCACTGCCCGACCAGTTGGCGCTCGACGGCGACCGCGCGGAGTTCACCGCGTCGGCCGCCGCGATGCTGACCCGCACCGGGCACGACGGCAGCGCCGGCGAGATTCACGTGCTGCACCGGCCCCAGCACTCGCCGTACCAGGTGATCCTGGTCGGGGTCGGCCCGGCCGACGAGGCCGGCTGGCGGACGGCGGGCGCGGCCGTCGGCGGGCTGCTGCGCCGGGCCGTCGACGCCGAGCCGGTCGGAGGTCCGTGCCTGGTCGCCGTGCCACCGCAGGCGGGCCCGGCGGCGGTCCGCGGGTTCGCCGAAGGCTGCTGGCTGGCCGGATACCGGTTCACCGCGCCGGGCGAGTCCCGCCCGGTCGTACCGGGCGAGTCCCGCCCGGCCGCAGACACCGACCAGACACACGACGGTCTGCCGGTGGTGCTGCTCGCCCATCCGCCCACCGAGGCGGCCGAACAAGCGTTGCGGTACGCCCGGGCGACCGCCGCCGCCACCTACCTGGCCCGGAACCTGACCAACATGCCGTCCTCGGTCAAGAACCCGGCCTGGTTCGCCGATCAGGTCGTCGCCGCGGCGGCCGACCGACCCGGGCTGACCGTCTCGGTACGCGGCCCGGCGGAGCTGGCCGCCGAGGGGTTCGGCGCGCTACTGGCGGTCGGCGGCGGTTCGGCGGCCGGTCCCCGCCTGGTGGAGATCGACTGGTCCCCGCCGCACGCCGGGCGGCACGTGGTGCTCGCCGGCAAAGGCATCACGTTCGACACCGGCGGGATTTCGATCAAGCCGGTGGACGGGATGAAGCTGATGCGCAAGGACATGGGCGGGGCCGCCGCGGTGGTCGCCACCGCCGTCGCGGCCGCCGACCTGGAGCTGCCGGTACGGCTCACCGTGCTGGTTCCGCTCGCCGAGAACATGCTCAGCGGCGCCGCGTTCCGCCCGGGTGACGTGGTGCGGCACTACGGCGGGCGGACCAGCGAGACCACCAACTCCGACGCCGAGGGCCGGTTGGTGCTGGCCGACGCGATCAGCTACGCGGTCAGCAGGTTCACCCCGGACTATCTGGTCGACCTGGCCACCCTCACCGGGGCGAACGCGATCGCCCTGGGCCGGCGTACCGCCGCGCTGTACAGCGAGGACGACGACCTGGCCGGAGCGCTGCTCGACGCCTCGGCGGCGGCCGGGGAGGGCGCGTGGCGGATGCCGCTGCACGCCGACTACGTCGAGTACCTGGGCAGCGAGATCGCCGACCTGTTCAGCGCCCCGGACCGGGGGGCCGGCTCGGTGGTGGCCGCGCTCTACCTGCGCGAGTTCACCGGGCCGTTGCGCGACCGTTGGGCACACTACGACATGTCCGCCCCGGCCTGGTCCGACGACGACCACGCCGAGCTGACCCGGGGCGCAACCGGCTGGGGGGTCCGGACGTTGGTGCGCTGGCTGACCGCGCTCGACCCGGCGGCATGACCGCCGGTCGCAGGTCAGCGCCGTACCGCCGCCAGCAGCCCGTCGCCGGCCGGCAGCAGCGCCGGCACCCACTCCTCGGCTTCCCGGATCGACTTGACCAGTTCACGGATGGCGACCGTGTCGGGGTCGCGCGCCGCCGGGTCGCCGATTCGGCCACCGGCCAGCGCCCCGTGTACCGCCAGGATGCCGCCGGGGCGCAGCAGCCGCAGCGCCGCGTCGACGATCGCGCCGAACTCGGCGCTGTCGCCGTCGACGAAGATCATGTCGTACACCGAGTCGGCCAGCCGGGGGAGCACATCGAGCGCCCGGCCGGTGATGATCCGGGTCCGCGACGTCGGGTAGCCGGCCTCGACAAAGATCCGCCGAGCCATCCGCTGGTGCTCGTTCTCCACGTCGATCGTGGTCAGCACCCCGTCAGGGCGCATCCCGCGCAGCAGCCAGACGCCACTCACCCCGGTCCCGGTGCCGATCTCGACGACGGCGCGCGCGTTACCGGCAGCGGCGAGCAGCCGCAGCGTCGCGCCAGCGTCCGGCGAGACCGGGCGCAGCCCGACCTCCTCGGCCAGGCTACGGGCGGTACGCAGCACCAGGTCCTCGGCGGCGTACCCGGTGACGAACTGGAGGGCCTGGGGCGCCGTCCAGGCAGGGGGTCGGGTGACCGGGTGGATGGCGCACCTCCAGCGAAGGGTCGGGCGGCGGTTGCCGGTACGAGCCTAGAGCGCCGCTGGTCGACCGGCTGGGCGGGCACCGGGGCAGACCGCTGTTCGGTGACCGCTGAATGTTCTTCGATTATCCGTGCAATCCTGGACGCGGAGCGATGTCACCGATCCGACCGGTGCCGTCGCGCTGGGGGATGGACTGGGAGGCAACCGTGACCGACGGCGGAAACTGGCGCCAGGCCGACGGGATCGCACCGCCGGGGCACCAGCCGCCGGTCGGCGGGTGGGCCGGGCCGTACGGCCCCGCACCGGCTCCGCCGTA
Proteins encoded:
- a CDS encoding DUF3117 domain-containing protein; translated protein: MAAMKPRTGDGPLEVTKEGRGIVMRVPLEGGGRLVVEMTPDEANALGDALKAAAG
- a CDS encoding leucyl aminopeptidase family protein, whose translation is MRLLAETTAAGTIVLPVEPDPGPAGARLGPLPDQLALDGDRAEFTASAAAMLTRTGHDGSAGEIHVLHRPQHSPYQVILVGVGPADEAGWRTAGAAVGGLLRRAVDAEPVGGPCLVAVPPQAGPAAVRGFAEGCWLAGYRFTAPGESRPVVPGESRPAADTDQTHDGLPVVLLAHPPTEAAEQALRYARATAAATYLARNLTNMPSSVKNPAWFADQVVAAAADRPGLTVSVRGPAELAAEGFGALLAVGGGSAAGPRLVEIDWSPPHAGRHVVLAGKGITFDTGGISIKPVDGMKLMRKDMGGAAAVVATAVAAADLELPVRLTVLVPLAENMLSGAAFRPGDVVRHYGGRTSETTNSDAEGRLVLADAISYAVSRFTPDYLVDLATLTGANAIALGRRTAALYSEDDDLAGALLDASAAAGEGAWRMPLHADYVEYLGSEIADLFSAPDRGAGSVVAALYLREFTGPLRDRWAHYDMSAPAWSDDDHAELTRGATGWGVRTLVRWLTALDPAA
- a CDS encoding O-methyltransferase, yielding MLRTARSLAEEVGLRPVSPDAGATLRLLAAAGNARAVVEIGTGTGVSGVWLLRGMRPDGVLTTIDVENEHQRMARRIFVEAGYPTSRTRIITGRALDVLPRLADSVYDMIFVDGDSAEFGAIVDAALRLLRPGGILAVHGALAGGRIGDPAARDPDTVAIRELVKSIREAEEWVPALLPAGDGLLAAVRR